From one Caldichromatium japonicum genomic stretch:
- the def gene encoding peptide deformylase produces MALREILTFPDPRLRKKAQPVKQVDDGIRRLVDDMLETMYAAPGIGLAATQIDVQLQVVVIDVSETHDQPLCLINPRILAREGTTQREEGCLSVPGFYEPVARAERVTVEALDREGQTFRFEADGLLAICIQHELDHLDGKLFVDHISLLKRQRIRHKLEKQRKERQASALAQASAAQRRQAI; encoded by the coding sequence ATGGCCCTACGCGAGATCCTCACCTTCCCCGATCCACGGCTGCGCAAGAAGGCCCAGCCGGTCAAACAAGTCGATGATGGCATCCGCCGCCTGGTCGATGATATGCTCGAGACCATGTACGCGGCCCCAGGTATTGGATTGGCGGCCACCCAGATCGATGTCCAACTTCAGGTAGTCGTCATCGATGTCTCCGAAACACATGATCAGCCGCTGTGTCTGATCAATCCGCGGATACTGGCGCGTGAAGGGACGACCCAGCGCGAGGAGGGTTGTCTGTCCGTTCCGGGATTCTACGAACCTGTTGCCCGCGCCGAGCGGGTAACCGTCGAGGCCCTCGATCGCGAGGGCCAGACTTTTAGGTTCGAAGCGGATGGATTACTCGCCATTTGTATCCAGCATGAACTGGATCATCTCGACGGCAAGCTGTTTGTCGATCACATCTCGCTCCTTAAGCGTCAGCGCATCCGCCATAAGCTTGAAAAACAGCGCAAGGAGCGTCAGGCGTCTGCCCTCGCCCAGGCGAGCGCCGCTCAGCGCCGTCAGGCCATCTAG
- the rsmB gene encoding 16S rRNA (cytosine(967)-C(5))-methyltransferase RsmB, whose translation MARVLTKSRQSIEVARKTPGAASRAAAARLLRDVRTGRRSLGGLLSGDPTGQSDADRALLQELVYGSLRHLVPLTCIADRLLDRPLKERDAELYDLILIGLYQLAFSQIPPHAVVSATVEAARTIGKPHLAGLVNALLRRFLREQADLLAWVMRQPEARWPYPAWLIEHLRTDWPDDWEAIVQASQGRAPMAVRVNPLRCSRADYLDTLAAAGIAARPIAELPTGILLDQPHLMRELPGWERGWVSVQDSGAQLAALLLAAPAGARVLDACAAPGGKTAAILEQARGELELIAMDHDPARLETAERLLKRLGLKAQLLVADAADPQGSWTERPFDRILLDVPCSATGVMRRHPDIPWLRRPKDIPALVATQARMLEAIWPLLRPGGRLLYATCSLFAQENEVQVADFVGRHPEAQVLLLCHPWGRPRPPGLQLLPRPGGHDGFFYALIAKAAS comes from the coding sequence ATGGCGCGCGTTTTGACTAAGAGCCGGCAGAGCATCGAAGTTGCTCGCAAGACCCCGGGCGCTGCGTCACGCGCAGCGGCAGCGCGTCTGCTGCGCGACGTGCGCACGGGCAGGCGGTCGCTCGGAGGTCTTTTGTCCGGGGATCCAACCGGTCAATCCGATGCCGATCGCGCGTTGCTCCAGGAATTGGTCTATGGCTCACTGCGCCATCTGGTGCCCTTAACCTGTATCGCCGACCGGCTGCTCGATCGCCCGCTCAAGGAGCGCGACGCCGAGCTCTATGACCTCATCCTGATAGGGCTCTATCAGCTCGCCTTCAGCCAGATCCCACCCCATGCCGTGGTCTCGGCCACGGTCGAGGCGGCGCGTACGATCGGCAAGCCGCATCTCGCTGGCCTGGTCAATGCCCTGCTGCGTCGCTTCTTGCGCGAGCAGGCAGACCTGCTTGCCTGGGTCATGCGCCAGCCCGAGGCCCGCTGGCCCTATCCCGCTTGGCTGATCGAGCACCTGCGCACCGATTGGCCGGATGATTGGGAGGCAATCGTCCAGGCCAGCCAGGGGAGAGCACCGATGGCAGTGCGCGTCAATCCCCTGAGGTGCTCACGGGCGGACTATCTCGATACCCTAGCGGCGGCAGGGATCGCAGCCAGACCCATCGCGGAACTTCCGACCGGCATCCTGCTCGATCAGCCCCACCTCATGCGCGAGCTGCCAGGATGGGAGAGGGGCTGGGTCTCGGTCCAAGACAGCGGGGCCCAGCTTGCTGCCCTGCTGCTCGCTGCCCCAGCCGGCGCACGGGTGCTCGATGCCTGCGCCGCGCCTGGCGGCAAGACCGCGGCCATCCTGGAGCAGGCGCGCGGTGAGCTGGAGCTCATCGCCATGGATCATGATCCCGCGCGTCTTGAGACCGCCGAGCGGCTGCTCAAGCGCCTGGGACTCAAGGCCCAGCTCTTGGTCGCCGATGCCGCCGATCCACAAGGGAGCTGGACGGAGAGACCTTTCGACCGCATCCTACTCGATGTCCCCTGCTCGGCGACCGGGGTGATGCGCCGTCATCCCGATATCCCCTGGCTGCGCCGGCCTAAGGACATCCCTGCCCTGGTTGCGACCCAAGCAAGGATGCTGGAGGCCATCTGGCCGTTGCTGCGCCCCGGTGGACGCCTGTTATATGCCACCTGCTCGCTCTTCGCCCAGGAGAACGAGGTGCAGGTCGCTGACTTTGTGGGGCGCCACCCCGAGGCGCAGGTCCTGTTGCTTTGCCACCCCTGGGGGCGTCCCCGCCCACCGGGTTTGCAACTCCTGCCCAGGCCGGGCGGACATGATGGTTTTTTCTACGCGCTCATCGCGAAGGCCGCCTCATGA
- the fmt gene encoding methionyl-tRNA formyltransferase has translation MRPLRVLFAGTPEFAVPALQALLDAGQAVIGVYTQPDRPAGRGQYLQMSPVKALALSYGLPLYQPASLKRDPEAVAQLVGLGADLFVVAAYGLLLPKAVLDAPTLGCINVHASLLPRWRGAAPIQRAILAGDTQTGVSIMRMEEGLDTGPVYHRITTPIAPDETGQTLHDRLAALGAQALLEALPRIADGSLVPEPQDEAQTTYAPKLSKDEARIDWRSPADLIERQIRAFNPWPIAYTTLEAAPIRLWAAQAEDGPEGACPGAILQADRAGICVATGAGILRITRLQPAGKRPMSAAEYLNARRLDGARFD, from the coding sequence ATGCGACCGCTGCGCGTACTCTTTGCTGGGACGCCGGAGTTTGCCGTACCTGCGCTCCAGGCCCTGCTGGATGCGGGTCAGGCGGTGATCGGCGTCTATACCCAGCCAGACCGACCTGCAGGCCGCGGCCAGTATCTTCAGATGAGCCCGGTCAAGGCCCTAGCGCTCTCGTATGGACTGCCGCTCTATCAGCCTGCGAGCCTCAAGCGCGACCCCGAGGCCGTTGCCCAGCTCGTTGGGCTGGGAGCGGACCTGTTCGTGGTCGCCGCCTATGGCCTGTTATTGCCTAAGGCGGTCCTGGATGCTCCCACGCTGGGGTGCATCAATGTCCATGCCTCGCTGCTCCCGCGCTGGCGAGGTGCGGCCCCGATCCAACGCGCCATCCTCGCCGGCGATACCCAGACGGGGGTCTCGATCATGCGCATGGAAGAGGGGCTGGATACCGGTCCGGTCTATCACCGCATCACCACCCCGATCGCGCCGGATGAGACCGGCCAAACGCTCCATGACCGGCTGGCGGCGCTCGGCGCCCAGGCATTGCTCGAGGCTCTGCCAAGGATCGCCGACGGCTCGCTGGTTCCCGAGCCCCAGGATGAGGCGCAGACCACCTATGCCCCCAAGCTCAGCAAGGACGAGGCGCGCATCGATTGGCGCTCTCCTGCTGATCTTATCGAGCGTCAGATCCGCGCCTTTAATCCCTGGCCGATCGCTTATACGACCTTGGAGGCAGCACCCATCCGACTATGGGCGGCCCAGGCCGAGGACGGACCCGAGGGGGCATGCCCCGGCGCCATCTTGCAAGCCGACCGTGCAGGGATTTGTGTTGCCACAGGGGCTGGGATCTTGCGCATCACCCGCCTTCAGCCTGCCGGCAAACGACCCATGAGCGCCGCCGAGTATCTTAACGCGCGGCGACTGGATGGCGCGCGTTTTGACTAA
- a CDS encoding DUF4390 domain-containing protein codes for MSPRMLLSVALLLASALSAYPLGAAQATGFSIQQVELHEQAGQILLNARTTLAFSPVALEALDHGVPLTLVFHAQLRRVGSWIWEDSLLDDQWRCIIRYRPLSERYEVYRLPGHQRQEFVTRDTAIRALSELTDQLLIARDRLDPKSDYELRLKVSLDIEELPLPLRPTAYLRPSWKLSSGWTTWPVKP; via the coding sequence ATGAGCCCACGCATGCTTTTGAGCGTCGCCTTGCTTTTGGCCTCGGCCCTATCAGCCTATCCGCTCGGCGCAGCCCAGGCCACCGGCTTCAGCATCCAGCAGGTCGAGCTCCATGAGCAGGCAGGGCAGATCCTGCTCAATGCGCGCACAACACTGGCATTCAGTCCGGTCGCTTTGGAGGCGCTGGATCATGGTGTCCCCCTGACCCTGGTCTTCCATGCCCAGCTGAGGCGCGTTGGGTCCTGGATCTGGGAGGATAGTCTGCTCGACGACCAGTGGCGTTGCATCATCCGCTATCGCCCCTTATCCGAGCGTTACGAGGTCTATCGTCTGCCTGGCCACCAGCGTCAGGAGTTTGTGACCCGCGATACCGCGATCCGCGCCCTGAGCGAATTGACCGACCAGCTGCTCATCGCCCGCGACCGGCTCGACCCCAAATCAGACTACGAGCTGCGCTTGAAGGTCTCTCTGGACATCGAAGAGCTGCCGCTGCCGCTACGCCCCACGGCCTATCTGCGCCCGTCCTGGAAACTGTCGAGCGGTTGGACCACGTGGCCGGTAAAACCCTAA
- a CDS encoding sensor histidine kinase, with protein MAGKTLSWRPVLGVLPVALLILGLFVVLVLMRDAVENSEALSRAFVPLLAIVLAGLAVLAVLVVVNLVKLIRRYRRQAAGSRLTARLVLLFTLIALLPVGTVYYFSLGFLLRGIDSWFDVEIGRAMQDALELNQASLDLNQRLLVKITEQLLAGIEDRSATAIALSLNSLRRRAGAIELTVYDANGRVLGTANEDPTQLVPAAPDRDIHQSVRAGVNYVGLETGPGNELVVRTLVQDPSGRPLLMQALFPTSARISTLSNRLENAYNRYTELAYLRRSLKLSFSLTLSLVLAFGVMAALIAAFHTARRLVAPIADIARATRLISEGNYDQRIPLPRHDDELSFLVTSFNAMARRIAQARDAAARSKHEVETQRNYLETILGRLSSGVIAFDEHQYLAMVNPAARAILGLTENLDQASSGLDDLEGAAPWLVPWIEAVRRHLNDPRPWRTEVKLQRDETSQTLLCRGSPLPLPDSNQRGHVVVFDDITSLIVAQRHAAWAEVARRLAHEIKNPLTPIQLSAERLRHKLLAKAAEQDAQIIDRATSTIIQQVEALKAMVNDFSDYAKSAHIRTEPFVFDELAREVLDLYRSAGMTMLEIALGAPEVRIKGDPLRLRQVIHNLIKNAAEALEGRPNGRIRVSTEPIELDDAHYLQCLISDNGPGFDPHILERAFEPYVTTKTKGTGLGLAIVKKIIEEHGGMIAVENTESGALIRVRIPIWQLTAPAV; from the coding sequence GTGGCCGGTAAAACCCTAAGCTGGCGACCCGTCCTAGGCGTTCTTCCGGTCGCCCTCCTGATCCTCGGACTCTTCGTAGTGCTCGTCTTGATGCGCGATGCCGTGGAGAATTCCGAGGCCTTAAGCCGCGCCTTTGTCCCGCTGCTCGCCATAGTGCTCGCCGGGCTTGCGGTCTTGGCGGTGCTGGTGGTCGTCAATCTCGTCAAGCTGATTCGCCGTTACCGGCGTCAGGCTGCAGGCTCGCGCTTGACTGCGCGTCTGGTCTTGTTGTTTACCCTGATCGCTCTCCTACCTGTCGGCACGGTGTATTACTTTTCGCTCGGCTTTCTCTTGCGCGGGATCGATAGCTGGTTCGACGTCGAGATCGGGCGCGCCATGCAAGATGCCCTCGAGCTCAATCAAGCCTCGCTTGATCTCAATCAACGTCTCTTGGTCAAGATCACCGAGCAGCTTTTGGCGGGGATCGAAGACCGCTCGGCCACGGCGATCGCCTTGAGTCTGAATAGCCTGCGTCGGCGCGCCGGGGCGATTGAACTCACCGTCTATGATGCCAACGGACGGGTCCTGGGGACGGCCAACGAGGACCCGACCCAGTTGGTCCCCGCTGCGCCGGATCGCGACATCCATCAGAGCGTGCGGGCCGGTGTCAATTATGTCGGCTTGGAGACGGGCCCGGGCAATGAGCTGGTGGTACGTACCCTGGTCCAGGATCCTAGTGGCCGACCTTTGTTGATGCAGGCGCTGTTTCCCACCTCGGCCCGGATCAGCACCCTGAGCAATCGCTTGGAAAACGCCTATAACCGCTATACGGAATTGGCCTATCTGCGTCGGTCGCTGAAACTCAGCTTCTCACTTACCCTGTCATTGGTTTTGGCGTTTGGGGTGATGGCTGCACTGATCGCCGCCTTTCACACCGCCCGGCGCCTGGTGGCGCCGATCGCCGATATCGCCCGCGCCACCCGCCTGATCTCAGAGGGCAACTATGACCAACGGATCCCCCTGCCCCGCCATGACGATGAGCTCAGTTTCCTAGTGACCTCGTTCAATGCCATGGCCCGGCGCATCGCCCAGGCGCGCGATGCCGCGGCGCGCAGCAAGCATGAGGTTGAGACCCAGCGCAATTATCTCGAGACCATCCTGGGGCGTCTGTCCTCCGGGGTGATTGCCTTCGACGAGCACCAATATCTGGCCATGGTCAATCCAGCAGCGCGGGCGATCCTGGGATTGACAGAGAACTTGGATCAGGCGTCTAGCGGACTTGACGACCTGGAAGGCGCTGCCCCCTGGCTCGTGCCCTGGATTGAGGCCGTGCGCCGTCATCTCAACGATCCGCGCCCCTGGCGGACCGAGGTCAAGCTCCAGCGCGATGAGACCAGCCAGACCCTGTTGTGCCGTGGCAGTCCCCTACCCCTTCCAGACAGCAATCAGCGGGGGCATGTAGTGGTCTTCGACGATATCACCTCCCTCATTGTGGCCCAACGTCATGCTGCCTGGGCCGAGGTGGCGCGCCGTCTCGCCCATGAGATCAAAAACCCGTTGACTCCGATCCAGCTCTCGGCAGAGCGCCTGCGGCACAAGCTGCTCGCCAAGGCCGCAGAGCAGGATGCTCAGATCATCGACCGTGCGACCTCAACCATCATCCAGCAGGTCGAGGCGCTCAAGGCGATGGTCAACGACTTCTCGGACTATGCCAAGAGCGCGCACATCCGAACCGAGCCCTTTGTGTTTGACGAGCTCGCGCGCGAGGTCTTGGATCTTTATCGCAGCGCCGGCATGACCATGCTCGAGATCGCGCTCGGTGCTCCGGAAGTGCGGATTAAAGGGGACCCGTTGCGCCTCAGACAGGTCATCCATAATTTGATCAAGAACGCCGCCGAGGCGCTCGAAGGGCGCCCTAATGGGCGGATCAGAGTCAGCACCGAACCGATCGAGTTGGACGATGCCCACTATCTCCAGTGTCTTATCAGCGATAATGGACCGGGCTTCGACCCGCACATCCTGGAGCGGGCGTTCGAGCCCTATGTCACGACCAAGACCAAAGGGACAGGCCTGGGATTGGCGATCGTCAAGAAGATCATCGAGGAACATGGCGGTATGATCGCCGTCGAGAATACCGAATCGGGGGCCCTGATCAGGGTCCGTATTCCCATCTGGCAACTGACCGCTCCTGCGGTCTAG